One region of Metallosphaera sedula DSM 5348 genomic DNA includes:
- a CDS encoding thioredoxin domain-containing protein — protein MNRLNDSTSAFLRESAEQEIDWFPWSDEAFQRARQEDKPVLVDVGAVWCHWCHVMDRETYSRHDVAEIVNKHFVAVKVDRDEMPELDRKLQRAVSSITGESGWPLTVFMTPEGEVFFGGTFFPPEDSYGRVGMKRLLLEIVRLWTQDRERLKRSALSLTDYVPSTSSPLEFEVVDTAFSSIVSTFDIEQGGLSGNMKFPHPMVDQFLTAYSFWTGDHVGIKLSTFTLKRMFQGGIFDQLGGGFHRYAVDREWNVPHFEKLLIDNAELLEDYFVNYLASRDPQLREALDMTSEFALRDMWIGEGFASSLDADVEGKEGGFYTWDWDELLSHSGEWKSLVEKTFTLVGEGALEGGVIRARDDLGEIAKMMGMEIGTFLGNLRKARETLRIHRDSTRKRPFRDENLYTYPNCRMADSLLASSLLTGRGRDEALKVSSKLSGRVTRRLQGGGEGLLEDYSSALLLALRAYEVTGNLKFRDLSLELGREVLGFMTPSGFVEKKGSSEVPNMDTPNESPNSLALRGLLSLSLVDDQIKVPESVISSILGDYMQGPPFYAGSILSAGAILKGMAHIVVVDADERAKLLHRESMLVYHPFKVVELVKEEDRDLVVPLIRSMINQGEGSRAFVCVGNTCSMPVKEPEKIKLLLKSKLPQ, from the coding sequence ATGAACAGGTTAAATGATAGTACCAGTGCCTTTCTGAGGGAATCGGCTGAACAAGAGATTGATTGGTTCCCATGGTCAGATGAGGCCTTTCAGAGGGCAAGGCAGGAGGATAAACCCGTTCTAGTTGACGTTGGAGCGGTTTGGTGCCACTGGTGTCACGTGATGGACAGGGAGACTTACTCCAGACATGATGTGGCTGAGATAGTGAACAAGCATTTCGTTGCAGTCAAGGTTGATCGAGATGAGATGCCTGAACTTGACAGGAAGTTACAGAGGGCCGTATCAAGTATCACGGGTGAATCCGGTTGGCCCCTCACGGTGTTCATGACCCCTGAGGGAGAGGTTTTCTTTGGAGGAACCTTCTTTCCGCCTGAGGACTCGTATGGTAGGGTTGGAATGAAGAGGCTTCTCCTGGAGATTGTGAGGCTGTGGACCCAGGATAGGGAGAGACTCAAGAGGTCTGCTCTCTCCCTGACAGACTACGTACCCTCAACCTCCTCTCCCCTGGAATTTGAGGTAGTAGACACTGCCTTCTCGTCTATCGTATCAACCTTTGATATTGAGCAGGGTGGTCTATCTGGGAACATGAAGTTTCCCCACCCCATGGTGGACCAGTTCCTTACCGCGTACTCCTTCTGGACAGGGGATCACGTGGGGATCAAGCTCTCCACCTTTACCTTGAAAAGGATGTTTCAGGGAGGTATCTTCGACCAGTTGGGAGGAGGGTTTCACAGGTACGCCGTGGATAGGGAATGGAACGTTCCCCACTTCGAGAAATTGCTAATAGATAACGCCGAGCTACTGGAGGACTATTTCGTGAATTACCTGGCCAGCAGGGATCCTCAACTTCGTGAGGCCCTGGACATGACCTCTGAGTTCGCACTCAGGGACATGTGGATAGGGGAAGGTTTCGCTTCCTCACTAGACGCTGACGTCGAGGGAAAGGAGGGCGGATTCTACACGTGGGACTGGGACGAGCTTCTCTCCCACTCCGGCGAGTGGAAGTCCTTGGTTGAGAAAACCTTCACCCTTGTTGGTGAGGGAGCTCTCGAGGGAGGGGTTATCAGAGCTAGGGATGACCTAGGTGAGATAGCCAAGATGATGGGGATGGAGATCGGGACTTTCCTAGGGAATCTACGCAAGGCGAGGGAAACCCTCAGGATCCACCGAGACTCCACCAGGAAGAGGCCCTTCAGGGACGAGAACCTCTACACCTATCCCAACTGTAGAATGGCTGACTCTCTCCTGGCTTCCTCTCTGCTTACCGGGAGGGGAAGAGATGAGGCCCTTAAGGTCTCATCCAAGCTCTCCGGGAGGGTGACCAGAAGGCTTCAAGGAGGAGGGGAGGGCCTCCTCGAGGATTACTCCTCCGCTCTTCTCCTGGCCTTGAGGGCATATGAGGTAACGGGGAACCTCAAGTTCAGGGACTTGAGCCTGGAGCTGGGGAGGGAGGTCCTAGGATTCATGACTCCGAGTGGCTTTGTGGAGAAAAAGGGGTCATCCGAGGTTCCCAACATGGACACCCCGAACGAGTCTCCAAACTCCCTGGCGTTGAGAGGACTTCTTTCTCTCTCCCTTGTGGACGATCAGATCAAGGTTCCAGAGAGCGTGATCTCCTCCATTCTCGGGGATTACATGCAAGGTCCCCCCTTCTACGCGGGCTCTATCCTCAGTGCGGGGGCCATTCTAAAGGGGATGGCACACATCGTCGTGGTCGACGCCGACGAAAGGGCTAAACTTCTGCACAGGGAGTCGATGCTGGTATATCACCCCTTTAAGGTCGTGGAACTCGTTAAGGAAGAGGATAGGGACTTAGTCGTTCCCCTCATAAGGTCCATGATAAATCAGGGGGAAGGAAGCAGGGCCTTTGTCTGTGTTGGTAACACCTGCAGTATGCCAGTGAAGGAGCCTGAAAAGATTAAATTGTTACTTAAATCCAAGCTTCCGCAATAA
- a CDS encoding SDR family NAD(P)-dependent oxidoreductase gives MKFKGKTFLLLGVSKGLGYALAYFLAREGATVIVSSRSSDKLKEIEGTLRKYGNVIAIPGEVKSRESVEELKSKVKKVTGALDGLAVMIGGYEEDTVEDLKGLDTMINNHLRYPLLAVSVLLDMMRKGSTILLVSALRGIDRPASTQLSYASAKAGLAKAVEVLALELLDRGIRVVGIAPSWIDGDFVPERDWKKLRKLGDEKAPPEDFALVASWLMSDDAEWVNGVVIPVDGGTRLKWG, from the coding sequence ATGAAATTCAAGGGAAAGACCTTTCTTCTTCTTGGGGTGAGCAAGGGATTAGGGTATGCCCTGGCCTACTTTCTAGCTAGGGAAGGGGCGACCGTGATTGTGTCATCTAGGAGTTCAGACAAGTTAAAGGAGATTGAGGGAACTCTCAGGAAGTATGGTAACGTGATCGCAATACCCGGTGAGGTCAAGTCCAGGGAATCTGTAGAGGAACTTAAATCCAAGGTGAAGAAGGTCACTGGGGCTCTGGACGGGCTAGCAGTAATGATTGGAGGTTATGAAGAGGACACAGTTGAAGACCTGAAGGGATTGGACACTATGATAAACAATCACCTCAGGTATCCCCTACTCGCGGTCTCCGTGCTACTGGATATGATGAGGAAGGGGAGTACTATCCTCCTGGTTTCAGCCCTGAGGGGCATTGACAGGCCGGCCTCGACTCAACTCTCCTACGCTTCAGCTAAGGCTGGACTTGCCAAGGCGGTCGAGGTCCTGGCACTGGAACTCCTGGATAGGGGTATAAGGGTAGTGGGGATAGCCCCTAGCTGGATCGATGGTGATTTTGTGCCCGAAAGGGATTGGAAAAAGCTAAGGAAATTGGGGGATGAGAAGGCACCACCAGAGGATTTTGCCCTAGTCGCTTCCTGGCTCATGAGTGATGACGCGGAGTGGGTTAACGGCGTTGTCATCCCCGTGGATGGGGGGACTAGGCTGAAGTGGGGATAG